A single Parabacteroides timonensis DNA region contains:
- a CDS encoding flavodoxin, producing MKVKGMIMVVIMMLCIPINAQTQNDKTLVAYFSATGTTEKAAKLIVEVTGGTLYEIQPEKEYVAADLDWHDKSSRSSVEMSDAKSRPALNTKSENFADYDTVYIGFPIWWNSAPRIINTFIESNDFAGKTIIPFATSGSSSISNAEKELQETYPDLKWQKGRLLNGTTKEDIKKWTKK from the coding sequence ATGAAAGTTAAAGGTATGATTATGGTAGTGATCATGATGCTATGTATCCCCATAAATGCACAGACGCAGAATGATAAGACATTGGTCGCTTATTTTTCGGCAACAGGAACAACGGAGAAAGCTGCTAAGTTGATTGTAGAAGTTACAGGTGGAACGCTCTATGAAATACAACCTGAAAAAGAATATGTCGCTGCTGACCTGGATTGGCATGACAAATCCTCGCGTAGCAGTGTAGAGATGTCAGATGCCAAATCACGTCCTGCATTGAATACCAAATCAGAGAATTTTGCAGATTACGATACCGTTTATATAGGTTTCCCTATTTGGTGGAATTCTGCTCCGAGAATCATCAATACTTTTATTGAGAGCAATGATTTTGCAGGCAAGACGATTATTCCGTTTGCAACATCGGGTAGCAGCAGTATTTCTAATGCAGAAAAAGAGCTGCAGGAAACCTATCCTGATCTGAAATGGCAGAAAGGCCGACTTTTGAATGGTACGACAAAGGAAGATATTAAGAAATGGACTAAAAAATAA
- a CDS encoding DUF6125 family protein — translation MPYHPCAPVGFIEHAGFASAIDERIITEMVSCFPDITDQSCACCWRFTISNLG, via the coding sequence ATGCCTTATCACCCTTGTGCACCGGTCGGTTTTATCGAACATGCCGGCTTTGCCAGTGCAATCGATGAAAGAATCATTACAGAAATGGTTAGTTGTTTCCCGGATATAACAGACCAGTCGTGTGCTTGTTGCTGGCGGTTTACGATCAGTAATTTGGGTTAG
- a CDS encoding 4Fe-4S dicluster domain-containing protein, producing the protein MKTLIIVSSTYLGNTMKVAKVMAEELKATVLTPMEAAQSDISAFDLIGFGSGINFASHNKEIISLMKNISIKGQKVFIFSTRCRPILGGYHKKLKALIEEKEGVLLGEFSCVGFDRTGPWVGMDGYNKNRPDEKDLFKAKLFAARIRKKAHPLTDFRKKYAVSSDFEGLNLRTDGLNKVIGNIVLLNITSCISCGKCVKNCLLNVFSTDENKKVILPTGEMDCIMCGKCEKDCPSDAIFINESFRNGLRILFREVSCDKLQTAYWSK; encoded by the coding sequence ATGAAAACACTTATCATAGTTTCATCGACTTATCTTGGCAATACGATGAAGGTTGCGAAAGTAATGGCTGAAGAGCTGAAAGCAACAGTATTAACCCCTATGGAGGCTGCACAGTCCGATATATCCGCATTTGATCTGATAGGCTTCGGATCGGGAATTAATTTTGCATCGCATAATAAAGAGATCATTTCGTTAATGAAAAATATCTCCATAAAAGGACAAAAGGTATTTATCTTTTCGACTAGGTGCAGGCCCATATTAGGAGGTTATCATAAAAAGCTGAAAGCCTTGATTGAGGAAAAAGAGGGTGTTCTCTTAGGGGAATTTTCATGTGTCGGTTTTGATCGTACCGGTCCGTGGGTCGGCATGGATGGATATAATAAAAACAGACCAGATGAGAAAGACTTATTCAAGGCTAAATTGTTTGCTGCGAGGATAAGAAAGAAAGCCCATCCGTTAACTGACTTTAGAAAAAAATATGCTGTCTCGTCAGATTTTGAAGGGTTGAATCTTCGTACGGATGGTCTAAATAAAGTGATTGGCAATATTGTCTTATTGAATATAACGAGTTGTATATCCTGTGGCAAATGTGTAAAGAATTGTCTGCTGAATGTTTTTTCGACAGACGAAAATAAGAAAGTTATACTTCCAACGGGTGAAATGGATTGTATCATGTGCGGTAAATGTGAAAAAGACTGTCCTTCGGATGCTATTTTCATTAACGAATCTTTCCGCAACGGACTAAGAATCTTGTTCCGTGAAGTGTCATGTGATAAACTTCAAACAGCTTATTGGTCAAAATAA
- a CDS encoding branched-chain amino acid transporter permease, protein MTVTEQIITILIVALTTQLTRWIPFWIFRSGAHTPRYVNYLGRVLPPAIFGMLVVYCYKDTDFLSPSYGIPEIVSGICVVVIQMLFKNMACSILLGTGLYILLVN, encoded by the coding sequence ATGACGGTTACGGAACAAATTATCACCATACTTATTGTGGCACTCACCACACAGTTAACCCGTTGGATTCCATTCTGGATCTTCAGGTCTGGTGCACACACTCCCCGGTATGTAAATTACTTGGGCAGGGTATTACCTCCTGCCATATTCGGTATGTTGGTGGTCTATTGCTACAAGGATACGGATTTTCTATCACCTTCATACGGCATCCCGGAAATAGTATCGGGAATCTGTGTGGTAGTTATTCAAATGCTTTTTAAAAACATGGCTTGTTCTATTTTGTTAGGGACAGGGTTATATATTCTTCTTGTGAACTGA
- a CDS encoding Lrp/AsnC family transcriptional regulator has product MLKNEEDVVFLRTKQEIILHNQLNKKDEQEKIRYKMDKTDKIILNALQKDAKQNMKVLADELNLSKSPLYDRVKRLESDGYISHYAAIVNKDKIGKPLVVFCRLALLVHEHENYARFVNEIVQLEEVVECYSIGGEYELLIKIVLEDLDAYDKFRFEKLTRINGIAKINSSITIRELKNTTYIKL; this is encoded by the coding sequence ATGTTGAAAAATGAGGAAGATGTTGTATTTTTGCGTACAAAACAGGAAATAATCCTGCATAACCAACTAAATAAAAAAGATGAACAGGAAAAAATACGGTACAAAATGGACAAAACGGATAAAATCATATTAAATGCACTGCAAAAGGATGCCAAACAGAACATGAAAGTATTGGCAGATGAGTTAAACCTATCCAAAAGCCCTTTATATGACAGGGTAAAGCGTTTGGAAAGCGATGGATATATCTCTCACTATGCCGCTATCGTAAATAAAGACAAAATCGGTAAACCGTTAGTTGTGTTTTGCCGTCTTGCGCTATTGGTTCATGAGCATGAGAACTACGCCCGTTTCGTAAATGAAATCGTTCAATTGGAAGAAGTTGTCGAATGTTATTCCATTGGGGGTGAATACGAACTTTTAATCAAAATCGTTCTTGAAGACTTGGATGCCTATGATAAATTCAGATTCGAAAAACTGACACGCATAAACGGTATTGCCAAAATAAACAGTTCAATTACAATACGTGAATTGAAAAACACTACATACATAAAACTTTAG
- a CDS encoding DUF3320 domain-containing protein: MESSDKTSKSFNGTVHLEYLPCVNYAMIHNHVPAFSFCELINNDEIDWNEVKISISGELIKYSDCVLDIVPQGQNIQIVSLEISPEVERLIELTEGIDTTFNLIISTGGEVLYQQAYPIKLMAYDQWPGVSIMPELLASFVTPNHPLLSRVSVNASRFLEEWTGNSALDEYQTQDPNRVRAQVAAIYEALRSESLIYATIPASFEQLGQRVRMVDNVLTNKLGTCMDLTLLYASCLEANGIHPLLVLLKGHIFVGAWLTDESYHQTVGDDASFLLKGSSDGINDIVLVESTALTSSNNIAFDDAVLLAQNELKDENRFDLFIDVYRCRLNKIRPLPQRIENNGKWQVENEGIEHENATKKVNSLDRFEIKLDTAKQETTKQIIWERKLLDFSLRNNLINVKLGKRVIPFISFEIDHLEDRLQAGENYQILSCPIKGKLEPRDTGMYDSSLLKNELEELVISELKNKRIRSYLTESELQDALKFVYRTSRTAIEENGANSLFLVLGILKWYETPKSIKPRFAPILLLPIDIIRRGGTNGYVIRTRDEEIILNITLVELLKQQFDINLSGLNSLPKDDSGVDVKKIFAAIRTCIRNQKRWDVVEESMIGLFSFNKFVMWNDIHTNADKLKENLILASLMENRIKWQDTSQDVDARKIDKYTEPSSFAIPIDVDSSQLEAVIESGEGKSFILHGPPGTGKSQTITNMIANALYKGKRVLFVAEKMAALSVVQNRLAKIGLEPFCLELHSNKVTKTHFLAQLQKAIEVVHIQSPHEFESISQQLFERRRKLIDYMEALHNPHAYGYSLFDCITNYLSIQGDELAADFTLLDSITKDELTTLTEKIKEFDTIFQIIGQPETHPLKGLEPYDISLESNQKLENSISRLMDLLPIISTGRTFFSDNWDFVIPDSWEGIELMAQMSSRLVAIPYLNKGLLELGGKEELIGEWQEIINSGQERDRILAELSKDYAPEILDENVFTLQQEWKAIEMKWFLPKYFAKRSYLKKLRFYSPSLQETKIPNLLDQLGTYQKQNKIVQEHSSELQSLFGHLGRRNKEKWDEITSILSAIPGVYQNLLEYARLTQRSLPETLNRFSDKMGDDWNLFLQTNKSLLDQLIQTSDQMNQVLHDLRGLCNIELPENNLETQLPVLLRNWKEHLNMTKDWYQWCIRKRELETRGLSMVTNYILNEHKNGTEASNALLKGIYHKLALKAVDADETLRLFNGLLFEEIITKYKQLTHEFQELSKKELYSRLASRIPSLTMEATSNSAVGILKRNISNGGRGTSIRKLIDQIPTLLPKLCPCMLMSPISVAQYIDLSAEKFDLVIFDEASQMPTNEAVGAIARGKALVVVGDPKQMPPTSFFSSTQVNEEDAAFDDMESILDDCISLSIPSRYLTWHYRSKHESLIAFSNAQYYGAKLYTFPSVDDRISKVRLVRVDGSYDKGRTRSNRAESEAIVNEILRRLRTPELSGKSIGVVSFSQVQQNLIEDMLLEELSKYPELEEKAYQCDEPIFIKNLENVQGDERDIILFSIGYGPDKNGNVSMNFGPLNNKGGERRLNVAVSRARYEMIIFSTLRSDQIDLKRTKAKGVEGLKKFLEFAERGASTISMTQIQHHKESNLVTLIANELVSCGYKVDTMVGRSNFKVDLAIIDPKQPDKYILGILCDGKNYYETKTTRDREIVQPSVLQMLDWQIMRVWSIDWFENKDKVVKRIIDKLESLKNEETEKDISPTFITPNAIKAFSVTDEPLIEVINNREKDYTFADLPDVGYNADIDHVMSQPREVTKQLEQIISIEQPITNTLLYKRILRIWNLTRVTTRLQIFIDNLIHNQYKDPLSTSNSVIFWESKDQAENYSFYRINSKRDIQDIPILEVMNAARYAIEQQLSMPMEDLKKTTSQLLGFSKKGANIDQATELAIRNLIKMGIFNDMNDMISMNN; this comes from the coding sequence ATGGAAAGTAGCGATAAAACCTCCAAGAGTTTCAACGGCACTGTTCATTTGGAATATTTGCCATGTGTCAATTATGCAATGATACATAACCATGTACCAGCATTCAGTTTTTGTGAATTGATAAATAATGACGAGATAGATTGGAACGAGGTAAAGATCTCCATAAGCGGAGAACTCATCAAATATTCCGATTGTGTTCTTGATATCGTACCACAGGGGCAAAATATACAAATCGTTTCACTCGAAATATCCCCCGAAGTTGAGAGATTAATCGAACTTACGGAAGGAATCGATACTACTTTTAACCTGATCATCTCAACTGGTGGCGAAGTCCTTTATCAACAGGCTTATCCCATCAAATTAATGGCGTACGACCAATGGCCCGGCGTCAGCATCATGCCTGAACTCCTGGCCTCTTTCGTAACCCCTAACCATCCGTTGCTATCGAGGGTTAGCGTAAACGCGTCACGATTCCTTGAAGAATGGACCGGCAATTCCGCATTAGATGAATACCAGACACAAGATCCGAATCGTGTGCGTGCCCAAGTTGCCGCCATATATGAAGCCCTCCGATCCGAATCCCTCATCTACGCAACGATACCAGCTAGCTTCGAACAGCTGGGACAGCGCGTCCGTATGGTCGACAACGTATTAACAAATAAATTGGGGACTTGCATGGATCTGACCCTGCTATATGCCTCCTGTCTGGAAGCGAACGGTATCCATCCCCTCTTGGTCTTGTTGAAAGGGCATATATTTGTGGGTGCATGGTTAACGGATGAGTCTTATCATCAAACAGTAGGCGATGACGCATCATTTTTGCTTAAAGGAAGCTCCGATGGTATCAATGATATTGTACTGGTAGAATCAACAGCACTTACTTCCTCAAACAATATAGCATTTGATGATGCGGTCTTATTAGCGCAGAATGAGCTGAAGGACGAGAATAGGTTCGATTTATTCATAGACGTCTACCGTTGTCGGTTGAATAAAATCAGACCACTCCCCCAGCGCATTGAAAATAACGGGAAATGGCAAGTAGAAAATGAAGGCATTGAACATGAAAATGCCACAAAAAAGGTAAACAGCCTGGACCGATTTGAGATAAAACTGGATACTGCCAAACAAGAAACTACCAAACAAATTATCTGGGAACGAAAATTATTAGATTTTTCCTTGCGAAATAACCTGATCAACGTGAAGCTGGGCAAAAGAGTCATACCGTTTATCTCTTTTGAGATCGACCATTTGGAAGACCGATTGCAGGCCGGAGAGAATTATCAGATACTGTCCTGCCCCATCAAAGGAAAATTAGAGCCGAGAGATACCGGCATGTATGATTCCTCACTCTTGAAAAACGAACTTGAAGAATTGGTGATCAGCGAGCTGAAGAACAAAAGAATCCGTTCTTACCTAACCGAGAGCGAGCTCCAGGATGCACTGAAGTTTGTATACAGGACATCCCGTACAGCGATAGAGGAAAATGGGGCAAATTCATTATTTCTGGTACTGGGCATTCTCAAATGGTATGAGACTCCCAAAAGTATAAAGCCTCGTTTCGCTCCTATTTTATTGTTACCGATTGATATTATACGGCGAGGAGGTACAAATGGATATGTAATTCGAACCAGGGACGAAGAGATCATATTGAATATCACTTTGGTAGAGTTACTAAAACAACAATTCGACATCAATCTTTCCGGACTTAATTCACTACCCAAGGATGACAGTGGAGTAGATGTGAAAAAGATATTTGCTGCAATCCGTACCTGTATCCGCAATCAAAAGCGCTGGGATGTGGTAGAGGAATCCATGATCGGACTGTTCTCATTCAACAAGTTTGTTATGTGGAATGATATCCATACTAATGCTGACAAGCTGAAAGAGAACCTTATTCTAGCCAGTCTGATGGAGAATCGTATTAAATGGCAGGATACTAGCCAAGATGTTGACGCGAGGAAAATTGACAAATATACAGAACCTTCCAGTTTCGCGATTCCAATTGATGTGGACTCTTCCCAACTGGAAGCAGTTATCGAATCGGGAGAAGGAAAAAGCTTTATCTTGCACGGGCCTCCAGGAACCGGGAAGTCCCAGACTATCACCAATATGATAGCTAATGCTTTATACAAAGGGAAACGTGTTTTATTTGTCGCAGAGAAAATGGCTGCACTCTCAGTCGTCCAGAACCGATTAGCCAAGATCGGCTTGGAGCCATTCTGTCTGGAACTACATTCCAATAAAGTAACTAAAACTCATTTCCTTGCACAGCTTCAGAAAGCGATCGAGGTTGTACATATCCAGTCTCCTCATGAATTCGAGAGTATTTCCCAGCAATTATTTGAACGTAGGCGAAAATTAATCGATTATATGGAGGCCTTGCATAACCCTCATGCATACGGTTATTCCCTTTTTGACTGTATTACAAATTATTTATCCATTCAGGGTGATGAGTTAGCTGCCGATTTTACTCTATTGGACTCCATCACGAAAGACGAGCTTACCACCCTTACAGAAAAAATTAAAGAGTTCGATACAATCTTTCAGATAATAGGACAGCCGGAAACACATCCGCTAAAAGGATTGGAGCCATATGATATTTCACTTGAGAGTAACCAAAAGTTAGAGAATAGCATCAGCCGTCTTATGGATCTACTGCCGATAATATCCACCGGAAGAACTTTTTTCTCCGACAATTGGGATTTCGTAATCCCTGACAGCTGGGAAGGGATTGAGTTAATGGCCCAGATGAGCAGCAGACTGGTCGCTATCCCCTATCTGAACAAAGGCTTACTGGAACTGGGAGGCAAAGAGGAACTGATTGGGGAATGGCAGGAGATCATTAACTCCGGACAAGAACGTGACAGAATATTGGCAGAACTTTCCAAAGATTACGCGCCGGAAATATTGGATGAAAACGTGTTTACCCTCCAACAAGAATGGAAAGCCATCGAAATGAAATGGTTCCTCCCTAAATACTTTGCCAAACGCTCTTACCTAAAAAAGTTGAGATTTTATAGCCCCAGCCTGCAAGAGACAAAGATCCCGAATCTCCTCGATCAACTTGGGACCTATCAAAAACAGAATAAGATCGTCCAAGAACATTCATCGGAACTACAATCTCTTTTTGGACATTTGGGGAGACGTAATAAAGAGAAATGGGATGAGATTACCTCTATTTTATCGGCTATCCCAGGGGTTTATCAGAATTTATTAGAATACGCACGACTCACCCAAAGAAGCTTGCCGGAGACACTTAACCGTTTTTCCGATAAAATGGGTGATGACTGGAACCTATTCTTACAGACCAACAAAAGTTTACTGGACCAGTTGATACAAACATCCGATCAGATGAATCAAGTTCTCCATGACTTGAGAGGATTATGCAATATCGAATTGCCGGAAAATAACCTTGAAACGCAACTGCCAGTACTGCTCAGAAATTGGAAGGAGCACCTAAATATGACTAAAGACTGGTATCAATGGTGCATCCGGAAAAGAGAACTTGAAACACGAGGTTTATCCATGGTTACGAATTATATCCTAAACGAGCATAAGAACGGTACCGAAGCTTCTAATGCACTTCTTAAAGGTATCTATCATAAACTCGCCTTAAAGGCTGTTGACGCTGACGAAACCTTGCGCCTGTTCAATGGCTTGCTTTTTGAGGAGATAATTACCAAATACAAACAACTAACCCACGAGTTTCAAGAATTAAGCAAAAAAGAGTTGTATAGCAGATTGGCCTCACGCATACCCTCATTAACTATGGAGGCGACCTCCAATTCTGCGGTTGGCATTTTGAAACGAAACATATCCAACGGAGGACGCGGCACATCGATCCGTAAGCTCATAGACCAAATACCGACATTACTTCCGAAGCTATGTCCATGTATGTTAATGAGCCCGATATCTGTTGCCCAATACATTGATTTAAGCGCTGAGAAATTCGATCTGGTGATTTTCGACGAGGCCTCACAAATGCCCACCAATGAGGCTGTTGGAGCAATAGCACGAGGCAAAGCCCTGGTTGTTGTCGGAGACCCCAAGCAGATGCCACCAACGAGTTTCTTCTCTTCCACTCAAGTGAATGAGGAAGATGCCGCGTTCGATGACATGGAAAGTATCCTGGATGACTGCATATCGCTTTCCATACCATCACGTTATCTGACATGGCACTATCGTAGTAAACACGAAAGTCTTATCGCTTTTAGTAATGCCCAGTATTACGGGGCCAAATTATATACTTTCCCTTCTGTTGACGACCGGATATCCAAAGTCCGCCTGGTTAGGGTCGACGGCTCATATGACAAAGGGCGCACGCGCAGTAACCGTGCGGAAAGCGAAGCTATAGTAAATGAAATACTTCGCCGTCTAAGAACACCGGAGCTTTCCGGAAAAAGTATAGGTGTTGTTTCTTTCAGCCAGGTTCAACAGAACTTGATAGAAGATATGCTCCTCGAAGAATTAAGTAAATATCCGGAACTGGAAGAAAAAGCATACCAATGTGATGAGCCTATTTTCATAAAAAATTTAGAAAATGTACAAGGGGATGAGCGTGATATAATTCTATTCTCTATTGGATATGGTCCGGACAAAAACGGAAATGTATCCATGAACTTTGGTCCTTTAAATAATAAAGGAGGTGAACGACGACTGAATGTGGCTGTATCCCGTGCCCGATATGAGATGATCATTTTCTCTACCCTCAGGTCTGATCAGATTGACTTAAAGCGCACCAAGGCAAAAGGTGTGGAAGGATTGAAAAAATTCCTCGAATTTGCTGAACGTGGAGCATCTACAATATCCATGACACAAATCCAACATCATAAAGAAAGCAATCTGGTCACGCTGATCGCCAACGAACTAGTCTCATGCGGATATAAGGTAGACACAATGGTTGGTCGATCTAATTTCAAAGTCGACTTAGCTATTATTGACCCGAAGCAACCAGATAAATATATTTTAGGGATATTATGTGATGGCAAGAATTACTATGAAACCAAGACTACACGCGACCGCGAAATAGTCCAACCCAGCGTCTTACAGATGCTAGACTGGCAAATCATGCGCGTGTGGTCCATTGACTGGTTCGAAAATAAGGATAAGGTAGTGAAGCGTATTATTGATAAATTGGAGAGTCTTAAGAATGAGGAAACAGAGAAGGATATATCCCCTACCTTTATTACACCTAACGCAATAAAAGCATTCAGTGTAACGGATGAACCTCTTATCGAAGTCATAAATAACCGGGAGAAAGATTATACTTTCGCGGACCTCCCTGATGTTGGTTATAATGCAGATATTGATCATGTAATGTCTCAACCCCGAGAAGTAACAAAACAACTTGAACAGATAATAAGCATCGAACAACCCATAACAAATACCCTATTATATAAAAGGATATTGCGTATATGGAATCTAACGAGGGTTACTACCCGTTTACAGATATTCATTGATAATCTCATTCATAACCAATATAAGGATCCGCTTTCAACCAGCAATTCCGTTATCTTTTGGGAAAGTAAAGATCAAGCCGAAAATTACAGTTTTTATCGAATCAATTCCAAACGGGATATCCAAGATATTCCTATACTGGAAGTTATGAACGCAGCACGTTACGCCATAGAGCAACAGTTATCCATGCCTATGGAAGACCTTAAAAAAACGACATCCCAACTTCTTGGGTTCAGTAAAAAAGGGGCAAACATCGATCAAGCGACAGAGCTAGCTATACGCAATTTGATAAAAATGGGGATATTTAACGATATGAATGATATGATTTCAATGAACAATTAA
- a CDS encoding helix-turn-helix domain-containing protein translates to MEKKNTLDFKTVYDCNCCLACKTLHPQVSLINLENPSLEQDTVKFEFYAILLIENCPDECSCCGRKYYDYSNATMVFLTPGEIFRMSEEKTLPGKGYLLVFHPDLLFQTTLKNHIENYTFFHYRKEEALHLSQRETEKVTCCLWNIEEELHHSIDIHSSTILSRHIELLLDYCTRYYERQFITRENKNKTILEKMEQLLDDYISSGRLQNGKLPAPDYLAERLNLSTSYFNDLLKFETGKTLEQYFEFKRLEVAKRMLLKSDATPAIIARQLGYPNVQYFSLIFKKITGVAPSDYRYSQN, encoded by the coding sequence ATGGAAAAGAAAAATACATTGGATTTTAAGACCGTATATGATTGTAACTGTTGCCTGGCCTGCAAGACGTTGCACCCACAGGTAAGTCTTATCAATCTGGAGAACCCGTCGTTGGAACAGGATACCGTCAAGTTTGAGTTTTATGCTATCTTGCTGATAGAGAATTGCCCTGACGAATGTTCATGTTGCGGACGGAAATACTATGATTATTCCAATGCAACAATGGTATTTCTTACCCCTGGTGAAATTTTCCGTATGAGTGAGGAGAAAACCCTGCCCGGCAAAGGCTACCTGCTGGTGTTTCATCCGGACTTGCTGTTTCAGACCACACTGAAGAACCACATTGAGAATTATACATTCTTCCACTATCGCAAGGAAGAGGCATTGCACCTGTCGCAGCGTGAAACGGAAAAAGTCACCTGTTGTCTGTGGAATATAGAAGAAGAACTGCATCACTCGATCGATATACATAGCAGCACTATCCTTTCTCGGCACATCGAATTGTTGCTGGACTATTGTACCCGTTATTACGAACGTCAGTTTATCACCCGTGAGAATAAGAATAAGACCATTCTGGAAAAAATGGAGCAGTTGCTCGATGACTATATAAGTTCCGGCAGATTGCAAAATGGTAAACTGCCTGCACCCGACTATCTTGCGGAGAGACTCAATCTTTCTACATCCTATTTCAACGACCTGCTGAAATTTGAAACGGGCAAGACGCTGGAACAGTATTTCGAATTCAAACGGTTGGAAGTTGCTAAACGGATGCTACTGAAATCCGATGCCACACCTGCCATCATAGCCCGCCAACTGGGTTATCCGAATGTACAGTATTTCAGTCTTATATTCAAGAAAATAACGGGTGTTGCACCTAGCGATTACCGTTATTCGCAAAATTGA
- a CDS encoding flavin reductase family protein — protein MRKNFGAKPLTYPQPVFIIAAYDEDGTPNAMNAAWGGISEMHEISICISEGHKTTANILKRKAFTVSMAEVGQMVACDYVGIVSGNKVPDKFARAGFHATRSEFVDAPLIDELSVVLECKLKDYNPETCILRGEIINVSVDERVLDENGKVDVSKVSPIIFDPFNNDYLEVGKKVGNAFSDGKKLK, from the coding sequence ATGAGAAAGAATTTTGGGGCAAAGCCCCTTACTTATCCGCAGCCGGTGTTTATTATCGCTGCTTATGATGAAGATGGTACTCCCAATGCAATGAATGCCGCCTGGGGTGGTATCAGCGAGATGCATGAAATTAGTATTTGTATCAGTGAGGGACATAAAACGACTGCAAATATCCTGAAGCGTAAGGCTTTTACCGTGAGTATGGCAGAAGTCGGGCAGATGGTTGCCTGTGATTACGTGGGTATTGTTTCCGGCAATAAGGTTCCGGATAAATTTGCCCGTGCAGGTTTTCATGCTACCCGTTCGGAGTTTGTGGATGCACCGTTGATTGACGAATTGTCTGTAGTGCTGGAATGTAAATTGAAGGACTATAACCCAGAGACCTGTATTTTGCGAGGTGAAATAATAAACGTAAGCGTAGATGAGCGCGTTCTTGACGAAAACGGTAAAGTGGATGTATCCAAAGTATCTCCCATTATATTCGACCCGTTCAATAACGATTACCTGGAAGTCGGTAAAAAGGTAGGTAATGCTTTTTCGGATGGTAAGAAATTGAAATAG
- a CDS encoding AzlC family ABC transporter permease, with protein MNNKNQAFYNARKLALTKAFPVMLGIAFLGVGYGVYMRSCGFGIIWPVCMAATIFAGSMEFVTVSLLLSTFNPGYALLLTLIVNGRHLFYGISMLEKYRDMGKKKIWAVSGLIDEVFSLNYMTDVPPGTDRNWFMLFVSVYLYVSWIGGTVIGAISASEAIASTKGVGFVMTALFIVIFISQWQKEQTHGSSILGLLVAGACLMLFGKAYFMLPTILIITVIFMVRWLTTKDKEKLT; from the coding sequence ATGAATAATAAGAACCAAGCTTTTTATAATGCGCGTAAACTGGCACTGACAAAAGCATTTCCGGTAATGCTCGGTATAGCTTTCCTCGGTGTCGGATATGGGGTATATATGCGTTCCTGTGGGTTCGGCATAATATGGCCTGTCTGCATGGCAGCTACTATATTTGCCGGTTCGATGGAGTTTGTTACTGTTAGCTTATTGCTTAGTACGTTCAATCCCGGTTATGCCCTGCTTCTAACGTTGATAGTGAACGGAAGACATTTGTTCTATGGAATATCCATGTTGGAAAAGTATAGAGACATGGGGAAAAAGAAAATATGGGCTGTTTCCGGACTGATAGATGAAGTGTTTTCACTCAACTATATGACAGATGTCCCTCCTGGTACAGACCGGAATTGGTTCATGCTCTTTGTTTCGGTCTATCTCTATGTGTCATGGATAGGAGGAACTGTTATTGGTGCGATTTCTGCCAGTGAAGCCATTGCAAGCACTAAGGGAGTAGGTTTTGTCATGACAGCTCTGTTTATCGTGATATTCATCAGCCAGTGGCAAAAAGAACAAACGCACGGCAGTTCTATATTAGGACTATTAGTTGCTGGGGCGTGCCTTATGCTTTTCGGCAAGGCATATTTCATGCTTCCAACGATCTTGATTATCACTGTGATTTTTATGGTTCGTTGGCTGACTACAAAAGATAAGGAGAAACTGACATGA